One Pochonia chlamydosporia 170 chromosome 5, whole genome shotgun sequence DNA segment encodes these proteins:
- a CDS encoding aminotransferase class-III (similar to Trichoderma reesei QM6a XP_006964702.1) produces the protein MSGVLDISVATAVPGPASKQASEQLNTIFDSRAVHFVVDYDKSEGNYIVDVDGNRYLDVYSQIASIPVGYNNPALIKAAQSPEIISALVNRPAIGNFPSNQWHDILKNGLLAAAPPGLDKIFTAQSGSEANELAYKAAFMLYRRKQRGEGVDWSAEEISSCLNNAKPGSPDLAILSFANSFHGRGFGSLSTTRSKAVHKLDIPSFNWPQAPFPALKYPLEKHEAENAAEEKRCLAKVEELITSWHCPVAGLIVEPIQSEGGDNHASAAFFQGLRDITAKHGVMMIADEVQTGFGATGKFWGHQHWNLNSPPDMVTFSKKAQTAGYFFGNAQLVPDKAYRQFNTWIGDPARVIMSKAVVQEILSKDLAGQCARVGEVLYKEFEKLATKYPNHVKNLRGKGMGTYIAFDTQDAAGLVKSMKQLGINIGTCGTQTVRLRPMLIFTEAHIAPLMSALDQALAASA, from the exons ATGTCTGGAGTCCTCGATATTTCGGTGGCGACGGCAGTGCCTGGTCCTGCTTCCAAACAGGCCTCAGAGCAGCTCAACACCATTTTTGACTCTCGCGCAGTTCACTTTGTTGTGGATTACGATAAGAGCGAAGGAAACTA CATTGTCGATGTTGACGGCAACAGATATCTCGATGT CTACTCACAAATCGCCTCTATTCCTGTTGGCTACAACAACCCTGCTCTCATCAAAGCCGCCCAATCTCCTGAGATCATCTCAGCACTTGTCAACAGACCTGCCATCGGCAACTTCCCATCTAATCAATGGCACGACATCTTGAAGAATGGTCTGTTAGCAGCTGCGCCCCCCGGTCTGGACAAGATCTTCACCGCACAATCTGGCTCCGAAGCCAACGAGCTCGCCTACAAGGCAGCTTTCATGCTGTACCGACGAAAGCAGCGTGGCGAGGGTGTTGACTGGTCCGCCGAAGAGATCAGCTCATGCCTCAACAACGCCAAGCCTGGTTCCCCCGACCTCGCCATCCTCAGCTTTGCCAACTCATTCCATGGCCGTGGATTCGGCAGTTTGTCAACCACTCGATCAAAAGCCGTTCACAAACTGGACATTCCCTCGTTCAACTGGCCACAAGCTCCCTTCCCTGCGCTGAAGTATCCTCTTGAGAAGCACGAGGCTGAGAATGCCGCGGAGGAGAAGCGATGTCTCGCCAAGGTGGAAGAGCTTATTACTTCATGGCACTGCCCGGTTGCTGGATTGATCGTTGAGCCTATTCAGAGTGAAGGTGGCGACAACCACGCCTctgctgccttcttccaggGCTTGCGTGATATCACTGCTAAGCATGGCGTTATGATGATTGCCGACGAGGTGCAAACTGGATTTGGTGCGACTGGCAAGTTCTGGGGTCACCAGCACTGGAATCTCAATTCGCCTCCTGATATGGTTACCTTTTCTAAGAAGGCGCAGACCGCTGGCTATTTCTTTGGCAACGCTCAGTTGGTCCCCGACAAGGCTTACCGTCAGTTCAACAC GTGGATTGGCGACCCAGCCCGTGTGATTATGAGCAAGGCTGTCGTTCAGGAGATCCTGAGCAAGGATCTCGCTGGCCAATGT GCTCGCGTCGGTGAAGTCTTGTACAAAGAGtttgagaagttggccaCCAAATATCCCAATCACGTTAAGAATTTGCGTGGTAAGGGCATGGG AACGTACATTGCATTCGACAcccaagatgctgctggcCTAGTCAAATCCATGAAGCAGCTCGGAATCAACATTGGAACCTGCGGTACCCAGACCGTGAGACTTCGACCCATGCTCATCTTCACTGAGGCTCACA TTGCACCTTTGATGAGCGCTCTGGACCAAGCACTTGCTGCTTCTGCGTAA
- a CDS encoding C6 transcription factor (PrnA) (similar to Cordyceps militaris CM01 XP_006668666.1) has product MDLPNSPQRSRQLRMVERDRKRAARAALSPDDNESSEAAQRLAYLERIAQKCAGDSRVLDIDTLKRLAETSGGALAAARPADESSQGSDSDRVDDKFSVEPVHENITHYSGEFSHWNFSMRIKKWIDQGVPTDGLNKPAGSITNFKEYYRAEELQSPAVALSSLSRLPPRAIAEFLINCFFTHAEANYCFVERNWLKTKLDLVYDNPSLITWRDVGVVCMIFSLLAIGTQYAYLEMLADGTNGLAGNESSGPGSFSEDAVGILFYQQASRLLSDVITLSSLECVQACLLMGIYTLPIDASGLSYIYLSLALKLAIQNGMHRKYSGIDLDAATCETRNRVWWTIYTIEKRVGIFHGRPTSISNADVDADFPTDNPQTWPSSKPTHNAQLLATLQLNEKLDKLSREITLLRTSPKTEMNDGLARLVDMQHDLERWWNSLPDDIACKEPTALTNTSRGRLHLKLEYCLVRMFIGRVFILPQLRQGDSSSVSESSPKESSNASLTRKRLRATLVSDCVKAAMLVIDTCRAIRNSIGLARASYTEFSSCRAALLVITTQCLQQKTYRFRQSLRDGLSMLKEMSSGSESAQSELSLIQAFENAIANIYSTDQTSEKSTGESEYRRFQRWQQTWKNDPSTLSLPEDSPQSNNLAMAPPATNLGRPSTDESAHDMMYAASCTPFFGVDGTFASFPQNPEDLSTFFGADFGSGHDFGAG; this is encoded by the exons ATGGATCTGCCGAATAGCCCTCAGCGGTCGAGGCAGCTTCGCATGGTGGAAAGAGACCGGAAGAGGGCGGCTCGGGC GGCGTTGTCTCCTGATGATAACGAGAGCTCAGAGGCTGCACAGAGACTGGCATACCTTGAGAGGATTGCTCAAAAATGCGCAGGTGACAGCCGAGTACTGGATATAGACACGTTGAAGCGCCTTGCAGAAACATCAGGAGGAGCTCTGGCTGCGGCAAGGCCGGCGGATGAATCTTCCCAAGGTTCTGACTCTGATCGGGTTGATGATAAATTCAGCGTAGAGCCGGTTCACGAGAACATTACCC ACTACTCTGGAGAGTTTTCGCATTGGAACTTTTCTATGCGCATAAAAAAATGGATTGATCAAGGTGTGCCAACCGACGGCCTCAAT AAACCGGCTGGCTCGATTACAAACTTCAAAGAATACTACCGCGCTGAAGAATTGCAATCGCCCGCCGTCGCATTATCTTCACTGTCTCGGCTTCCTCCCAGAGCAATTGCCGAGTTTCTCATCAACTGTTTTTTCACTCATGCCGAGGCAAACTACTGCTTTGTAGAGAGGAACTGGCTCAAGACCAAATTAGACTTGGTGTACGACAACCCATCGCTGATAACTTGGCGTGATGTCGGGGTCGTCTGCATGATATTCAGTCTGCTTGCAATTGGAACACAATATGCGTACCTCGAGATGCTGGCAGATGGAACAAATGGGCTTGCGGGAAATGAATCATCAGGGCCTGGCAGCTTTTCCGAGGATGCCGTTGGTATTCTCTTCTATCAACAAGCCAGTCGACTATTGTCGGATGTCATTACATTGTCATCCTTGGAATGTGTGCAGGCTTGTCTGCTGATGGGCATCTACACATTGCCAATTGACGCATCGGGTCTATCGTACATCTATCTTAGCTTGGCGCTGAAGTTAGCCATCCAAAATGGCATGCACAGAAAATATTCTGGCATTGACTTGGATGCCGCCACTTGCGAGACGCGGAATCGTGTTTGGTGGACCATCTACACGATAGAGAA ACGAGTCGGTATCTTTCATGGTCGTCCGACTTCCATATCCAATGCTGATGTAGATGCTGATTTTCCAACTGACAATCCACAAACCTGGCCATCGTCGAAACCTACTCACAACGCCCAGCTTTTGGCAACGCTACAACTCAATGAAAAGCTAGATAAACTGTCTAGAGAAAT AACCCTCCTCCGAACATCCCCCAAAACCGAGATGAATGACGGCCTGGCCCGACTGGTCGACATGCAGCATGATCTCGAACGATGGTGGAATTCCCTTCCAGATGACATCGCCTGCAAGGAGCCCACGGCATTGACAAATACTTCACGGGGCAGATTACATTTAAAACTGGAATACTGCCTAGTGCGCATGTTTATTGGCAGAGTCTTCATACTTCCCCAACTCCGCCAAGGTGACAGTTCCAGCGTCTCAGAATCATCACCCAAGGAATCCTCCAACGCCTCATTAACCCGAAAAAGGCTACGGGCGACACTTGTTAGCGACTGTGTGAAAGCCGCCATGCTAGTCATAGACACGTGCCGTGCTATTCGCAACAGCATCGGCCTCGCTCGGGCTTCATACACGGAGTTCAGCTCTTGTCGAGCAGCCCTTCTTGTCATCACAACACAATGCCTTCAGCAGAAAACGTATAGATTCCGTCAGTCTTTACGAGACGGACTTTCCATGCTCAAGGAAATGTCCTCGGGTAGTGAATCCGCACAATCCGAGCTCTCACTGATACAGGCATTCGAGAATGCAATTGCCAACATCTACTCCACGGACCAAACTTCAGAAAAGTCTACTGGCGAGTCAGAGTATCGGCGATTCCAGCGGTGGCAACAGACTTGGAAGAATGACCCGTCCACATTATCCCTGCCTGAAGATAGTCCGCAGAGCAATAACTTGGCGATGGCACCGCCTGCGACCAATTTGGGAAGACCAAGTACGGATGAAAGCGCACACGATATGATGTACGCGGCCTCCTGCACGCCCTTCTTCGGAGTAGACGGAACCTTTGCCTCGTTCCCACAGAATCCAGAGGATTTGTCAACCTTTTTCGGAGCAGATTTCGGATCCGGTCATGATTTCGGAGCCGGTTGA